A stretch of Streptomyces vietnamensis DNA encodes these proteins:
- a CDS encoding FHA domain-containing protein — translation MPPRLVGHQGSLAGQQFPIGATPLTLGRNGDNSVVITVGNVSRFHAEVRRERHGFILYDSGSSNGTRVNGTLVTSHELQPGDLIEIGTETFRFEAADAMETILDLSVLGPVTPSEATLAEGPVLNVTVTGGGPVGLSFALLLESLMGPRVAITVYDGRWVRDGTKVVWKSEGQGNVRRQQVVTVQSRQYLNLPEEVQARLFRGDAYSEMWPVGPDSLRGHKPRNLRIAYIEDTLLELANEKPERIRLVPEVFDPAEYHGAETRGHVLAVCEGSRSRTREYFTDKFGNADKSIYSLSGEHIQDVVLGLRVKSTLTDPMTVLLTVAQNRFLLNALRGEGFLNMRLTDAEAAEVVGIDPVRHVFEECIASRPCVMGRDDHGDFQCSTHSTLFLPAMVRGSALWRRVKEGLALFGVAERDLSAVTAFRLDMVQRPRFTTRLLPATSTTPGTYGFLLGDAANAIHFWPGRGLNSGLGSAISLARSLNGGWTGRPFRDADFARHEAAMSMLQYRHKSRAWNTMITTDENGVSRAIKEKIAQSIEESEGKDLEKLERDADVDALMERLRGIRDRLAPRVPGMPDDATLRNHLETLGSSTLRTLWESGAWDTLMVGGEEVDIDIFYQQAVPATPDPTRAPAPS, via the coding sequence ATGCCTCCTCGGCTCGTCGGCCATCAAGGTTCTCTTGCGGGACAGCAGTTTCCGATCGGCGCCACACCGCTCACCCTGGGTCGCAACGGCGACAACAGCGTGGTGATAACGGTGGGGAACGTCTCGCGCTTTCACGCCGAGGTGCGTCGCGAACGCCACGGATTCATCCTCTACGACAGCGGCAGCAGCAATGGAACACGCGTCAACGGGACGCTTGTCACCTCGCACGAACTGCAGCCCGGAGATCTCATCGAGATCGGCACCGAGACGTTCCGCTTCGAAGCCGCCGACGCGATGGAGACCATCCTCGACCTCTCCGTGCTCGGGCCGGTCACTCCGTCCGAGGCCACCCTCGCGGAGGGGCCGGTCCTAAACGTCACGGTGACCGGCGGCGGCCCCGTCGGTCTGAGCTTCGCCCTCCTCCTGGAAAGCCTCATGGGTCCCCGCGTGGCGATCACCGTGTACGACGGCCGGTGGGTGCGGGACGGGACGAAGGTCGTCTGGAAGAGCGAGGGGCAGGGCAACGTCAGGCGGCAGCAGGTCGTCACGGTCCAGAGCCGCCAGTACCTGAACCTTCCGGAAGAGGTGCAGGCCCGGCTTTTCCGCGGCGACGCGTACTCCGAAATGTGGCCGGTCGGCCCCGATTCGCTCCGTGGCCACAAACCGAGGAACCTCCGCATCGCCTACATCGAGGACACCCTCCTCGAATTGGCCAACGAGAAGCCGGAGCGGATCCGGCTGGTTCCCGAAGTCTTCGACCCGGCCGAGTATCACGGGGCGGAGACCCGGGGGCACGTGCTCGCCGTCTGCGAGGGGAGTCGCTCCCGGACGCGCGAGTATTTCACCGACAAGTTCGGCAACGCCGACAAGTCCATCTACTCGCTCTCCGGGGAGCACATTCAGGATGTGGTCCTGGGCCTGCGCGTCAAATCGACCCTGACGGACCCCATGACGGTCCTGTTGACCGTGGCCCAGAACCGCTTCCTCCTCAACGCCCTTCGCGGCGAGGGTTTCCTGAACATGCGGCTCACCGACGCCGAGGCCGCGGAAGTGGTCGGCATCGATCCGGTCCGGCACGTCTTCGAGGAATGCATCGCCTCGCGCCCGTGCGTCATGGGACGGGACGACCACGGCGACTTCCAGTGCTCGACGCACAGCACGCTCTTCCTGCCCGCCATGGTCAGGGGTTCGGCCCTGTGGAGGCGGGTGAAGGAAGGGCTGGCGCTGTTCGGCGTCGCCGAGCGGGACCTGAGCGCCGTCACGGCCTTCCGGCTCGACATGGTGCAGCGGCCACGGTTCACCACCCGGCTGCTCCCGGCCACGTCGACCACCCCGGGGACCTACGGCTTCCTCCTCGGCGACGCCGCCAACGCCATCCACTTCTGGCCCGGCCGCGGGCTCAACAGCGGTCTGGGCTCGGCCATCTCCCTGGCCCGTTCCCTCAACGGCGGCTGGACCGGCCGCCCGTTCCGGGACGCCGACTTCGCCCGCCACGAAGCGGCCATGTCCATGCTCCAGTACCGGCACAAGAGCCGCGCCTGGAACACGATGATCACCACCGACGAGAACGGCGTCAGCCGCGCGATCAAGGAGAAGATCGCCCAGAGCATCGAGGAGTCGGAGGGGAAGGACCTGGAGAAGCTGGAGAGGGACGCGGACGTCGACGCGCTCATGGAACGGCTGCGGGGAATCCGCGACCGGCTGGCACCGCGCGTTCCCGGCATGCCCGACGACGCGACCCTCCGGAACCACCTGGAGACGCTCGGCTCCTCCACCCTGCGGACCCTGTGGGAGAGCGGAGCCTGGGACACCCTGATGGTCGGCGGCGAAGAGGTGGACATCGACATCTTCTACCAGCAGGCCGTGCCGGCCACGCCCGACCCCACCAGGGCCCCCGCCCCGAGCTGA
- a CDS encoding SDR family oxidoreductase gives MNTPSTAGGARCLVTGATGYVGGRLVPELLDGGHRVRCLARHPDKLRDFPWVDRVEAVRGDVTDAASLRRALDGVDVAYYLVHSMSSTAQFEEKDRRAARVFAAEARSAGVRRIVYLGGLTPRGVPEGELSPHLRSRTEVGRILLGSGVPTTVLRAAVVIGSGSASFEMLRYLTERLPVMVTPSWVGSRVQPIAVRDVLRYLVGSAGMPADVNRTFDIGGPDVLSYREMMVRYAEVAGLRRRLIVPVPVLTPRLSSHWIGLVTPVPASLAKPLTESLRHEVVCGEHDIARYVPDGPGRPVPFEESLRLALRRVRDAQVTTRWSSASPPGAPSDPLPTDPDWAGGSLYTDERSRAVDAGPNALWRVIEGVGGENGWYSFPLAWAVRGWADRLVGGVGLRRGRRDATRLRVGDALDFWRVEEIDRGRLLRLRAEMRLPGLAWLEMIVERDEAGRTSYRQRALFHPKGLAGQAYWWSVSPFHAVVFGGMARNIARTAETESGRRDGP, from the coding sequence ATGAACACTCCAAGCACGGCCGGAGGCGCCCGCTGCCTGGTCACCGGCGCGACAGGCTACGTCGGGGGCCGCCTGGTGCCGGAGCTCCTCGACGGCGGTCACCGCGTGCGCTGCCTCGCCCGGCATCCGGACAAGCTCCGTGACTTCCCCTGGGTGGACCGGGTGGAGGCGGTGCGCGGTGACGTCACCGACGCCGCGAGCCTCCGCAGGGCGCTCGACGGCGTCGACGTCGCCTACTACCTCGTCCACTCCATGAGCTCGACGGCTCAGTTCGAGGAGAAGGACCGCCGGGCCGCCCGTGTCTTCGCCGCGGAGGCCCGTTCCGCGGGTGTGCGACGGATCGTCTACCTGGGCGGCCTCACCCCGCGCGGAGTGCCGGAGGGCGAGCTCTCGCCGCACCTGCGCTCCCGCACCGAGGTGGGCCGCATCCTCCTCGGCTCGGGTGTCCCCACCACGGTGCTGCGGGCCGCCGTCGTCATCGGTTCCGGATCGGCCTCCTTCGAGATGCTGCGGTACCTGACGGAACGGCTGCCCGTCATGGTCACGCCCAGCTGGGTCGGCAGCAGGGTCCAGCCCATCGCCGTACGCGACGTACTGCGGTACCTGGTGGGGAGCGCCGGCATGCCCGCCGACGTCAACCGGACCTTCGACATCGGCGGACCCGACGTGCTCAGCTACCGGGAGATGATGGTGCGGTACGCCGAGGTCGCCGGTCTCCGCAGGCGCCTCATCGTCCCCGTGCCCGTCCTCACCCCGCGGCTGTCGAGCCACTGGATCGGCCTCGTCACACCGGTGCCGGCCTCTCTGGCCAAGCCCCTCACCGAGTCGCTCCGGCACGAGGTGGTGTGCGGCGAGCACGACATCGCCCGGTACGTTCCCGACGGCCCCGGGCGGCCCGTCCCCTTCGAGGAGTCCCTCCGTCTCGCCCTCCGCCGGGTGCGGGACGCGCAGGTCACGACCCGCTGGTCGTCCGCCTCGCCGCCCGGCGCACCGAGCGACCCGCTGCCCACCGACCCGGACTGGGCGGGCGGCAGCCTCTACACGGACGAACGGTCACGCGCCGTCGACGCCGGCCCGAACGCGCTGTGGAGGGTCATCGAAGGCGTGGGAGGGGAGAACGGCTGGTACTCCTTCCCGCTGGCCTGGGCCGTCCGGGGCTGGGCCGACCGGCTCGTCGGCGGAGTGGGACTGCGGCGCGGCCGCAGGGACGCGACGCGTCTCCGGGTCGGCGACGCCCTGGACTTCTGGCGCGTGGAGGAGATCGACCGCGGACGGCTGCTCCGTCTCCGGGCCGAGATGCGCCTGCCCGGCCTCGCGTGGCTGGAGATGATCGTCGAACGGGACGAAGCGGGCCGTACGTCCTACCGGCAGCGGGCGCTCTTCCATCCGAAGGGCCTCGCGGGCCAGGCGTACTGGTGGAGCGTCTCCCCGTTCCACGCCGTGGTCTTCGGCGGCATGGCCCGGAACATCGCCCGGACCGCCGAGACGGAGAGCGGGCGGCGGGACGGGCCGTGA
- a CDS encoding oxygenase MpaB family protein has protein sequence MSLVLIDRLRGRAGEALLLRVAGPTAHRKRARIHDTPGPRWFAPDRPIRVVHADASMYVGGLAALLLQSLHPVAMAAVWAHSGFRGDPWGRLQRTSTFLAETTFGPVEDAERAVARVRGVHARVTGTTSGGVPYRASDPALLAWVHIAETSCFLRAYQEYGRAPLTGARRDAYVEDMASVARRLGVPRPPVTEAALVEALDRRRPELAATEESAATAHYLLAAPPLPWPVRVPYALLAAAAVDLLPSWARELLPLPVSIRLLLPFARRGGLVVTALIRWVMPRAPARTATSASGQGR, from the coding sequence GTGTCCCTGGTGCTGATCGACAGGCTGCGTGGAAGGGCCGGGGAAGCGCTGCTGCTGCGAGTGGCCGGACCCACGGCCCATCGGAAGCGCGCCCGGATCCACGACACGCCGGGCCCGCGCTGGTTCGCTCCGGACCGGCCGATCCGGGTCGTGCACGCGGACGCCTCGATGTACGTCGGAGGGCTCGCGGCGCTCCTCCTGCAGTCCCTCCATCCGGTCGCCATGGCCGCCGTATGGGCGCACTCGGGGTTCCGCGGTGACCCCTGGGGGCGCCTCCAGCGCACCAGCACCTTCCTGGCGGAGACGACGTTCGGGCCGGTGGAGGACGCCGAGCGGGCGGTCGCGCGGGTGCGCGGGGTGCACGCCCGGGTCACCGGGACGACGTCCGGCGGGGTGCCCTACCGGGCCTCGGACCCGGCACTGCTCGCCTGGGTGCACATCGCCGAGACCTCCTGCTTCCTGCGGGCGTACCAGGAGTACGGCCGGGCCCCGCTCACCGGGGCCCGGCGGGACGCCTACGTCGAGGACATGGCGTCGGTCGCCCGCCGGCTGGGCGTCCCCCGGCCGCCCGTGACCGAGGCCGCTCTCGTCGAGGCGCTGGACCGGCGGCGCCCCGAGCTGGCGGCCACGGAGGAGTCGGCGGCCACGGCCCACTACCTGCTGGCCGCGCCGCCGCTGCCGTGGCCGGTGCGCGTTCCCTACGCCCTCCTCGCGGCCGCCGCGGTGGACCTCCTGCCCTCCTGGGCCAGGGAGTTGCTCCCCCTGCCGGTGAGCATCCGGCTGCTCCTGCCCTTCGCGCGGCGGGGCGGCCTCGTCGTCACCGCGTTGATCCGCTGGGTGATGCCCCGGGCGCCCGCCCGGACGGCCACGAGCGCCTCGGGCCAGGGCCGGTGA
- a CDS encoding cryptochrome/photolyase family protein: protein MTVAVVLYTSDLRVHDHPPLRAALDGAQEVVPLFVRDPAVDRAGFAAANRLAFLADCLVDLDRALGERGGRLVVRKGDTVSEVRALVRQTEADEVHLAGGVTAFARAREERLRKVLEEDGCRLYVHDGVVDVVPPGDVTPQGSDHFAVFTPYYRRWAGEPLRTPLSAPREVRVPTGVRSERMPRRSGIADVSPGLAAGGESEGRKRLASWLTAHGDAYEQRHDDLAGDVTSRLSPYLHFGAVSALEAVQRARKRGGAGAEAFVRQLCWRDFHRQVLAARPGAAGADYRPRHDRWRRGAGAEADLAAWREGRTGYPVVDAAMRQLAHEGWMHNRGRLLTASFLTKTLYIDWREGARHFLDLLVDGDVANNQLNWQWVAGTGTDSRPHRVLNPVLQGKRYDPDGVYVRRWVPELAGLGAPAVHEPWRLSGLDRAAYDYPDPLIGLSDGLERFRRGRGTS, encoded by the coding sequence ATGACCGTCGCCGTCGTTCTGTACACCTCCGACCTCCGGGTGCACGATCACCCGCCGCTGAGGGCCGCGCTCGACGGGGCGCAGGAGGTGGTGCCGCTGTTCGTGCGTGATCCGGCCGTGGACCGGGCGGGCTTCGCGGCCGCCAACCGGCTGGCCTTCCTCGCGGACTGTCTGGTGGACCTCGACCGGGCGCTGGGGGAGCGGGGCGGCCGACTCGTGGTGCGGAAGGGCGACACGGTCTCCGAGGTGAGGGCGTTGGTGCGGCAGACCGAGGCCGATGAGGTGCACCTGGCCGGCGGTGTGACGGCCTTCGCCCGGGCGAGGGAGGAACGCCTGCGCAAGGTGCTGGAGGAGGACGGCTGCCGGCTGTACGTGCACGACGGCGTGGTGGACGTCGTGCCGCCCGGTGACGTCACCCCGCAGGGATCGGACCACTTCGCGGTCTTCACGCCGTACTACCGGCGCTGGGCGGGCGAACCCCTGCGCACACCGCTGTCCGCCCCGAGGGAGGTGCGCGTGCCGACGGGGGTGCGCTCGGAGCGGATGCCCCGGCGCTCCGGAATCGCCGACGTGTCGCCGGGACTCGCCGCGGGAGGGGAGAGCGAGGGGCGCAAGCGGCTCGCCTCCTGGCTGACGGCGCACGGTGACGCGTACGAGCAGCGCCACGACGACCTGGCGGGGGACGTCACGTCGCGTCTCTCGCCGTACCTCCACTTCGGGGCCGTCTCCGCCCTGGAGGCCGTGCAGCGGGCCAGGAAGCGCGGCGGTGCCGGAGCGGAGGCCTTCGTGCGCCAGCTGTGCTGGCGCGACTTCCACCGCCAGGTGCTCGCCGCCCGGCCCGGGGCGGCGGGCGCGGACTACCGTCCTCGTCACGACCGCTGGCGCCGGGGTGCCGGGGCCGAGGCGGACCTGGCGGCGTGGCGCGAGGGGCGGACCGGCTATCCCGTCGTCGACGCCGCGATGCGGCAGCTCGCCCACGAGGGCTGGATGCACAACCGCGGGCGGCTGCTCACCGCGTCCTTCCTCACCAAGACGCTGTACATCGACTGGCGGGAGGGCGCCCGCCACTTCCTCGATCTGCTGGTGGACGGCGACGTGGCGAACAACCAGCTCAACTGGCAGTGGGTGGCCGGCACCGGGACGGACAGCCGCCCCCACCGCGTCCTCAACCCCGTGCTCCAGGGCAAGCGGTACGACCCGGACGGCGTCTACGTCCGGCGCTGGGTGCCGGAGCTCGCCGGTCTCGGCGCGCCGGCCGTCCACGAGCCCTGGCGCCTCTCCGGCCTCGATCGGGCCGCCTACGACTACCCGGACCCGCTGATCGGGCTCTCCGATGGGCTGGAGCGCTTCCGCCGGGGCCGGGGGACCTCCTGA
- a CDS encoding sigma-70 family RNA polymerase sigma factor, with protein MTAHRTTGRLATSMEPRAHRARRDTAADDDRIARGLVQGDERCLDAAYRRWGRLVHTLAARALGDHREAEDVTQQVFVAAWRGRANFRPDRGTLPAWLTGITRRKIADALTARARRTELTAALGAALEHTGGSHEGPERIIDRIVVTEELARLPRVQRDVLELAYFADLTQTQIADRTGMPLGTVKSHARRGLQRMRRGLALAATGG; from the coding sequence ATGACCGCGCACCGGACGACCGGCCGCCTCGCCACCTCGATGGAGCCCCGCGCCCACCGTGCGAGGCGCGACACGGCGGCCGACGACGACCGGATCGCCCGAGGGCTGGTCCAGGGGGACGAGCGCTGCCTGGACGCGGCGTACCGGCGCTGGGGACGACTCGTGCACACGCTCGCGGCCCGTGCCCTGGGCGACCACCGCGAGGCGGAGGACGTCACCCAGCAGGTGTTCGTCGCCGCCTGGCGGGGCCGCGCGAACTTCCGTCCCGACCGGGGAACCCTGCCGGCCTGGCTCACCGGCATCACCCGCCGGAAGATCGCCGACGCGCTGACCGCCCGCGCCCGGCGCACCGAACTCACCGCGGCCCTCGGCGCCGCCCTGGAGCACACCGGCGGCTCCCACGAAGGCCCCGAGCGGATCATCGACCGGATCGTCGTCACCGAGGAACTGGCCAGGCTCCCCCGCGTCCAGCGCGACGTCCTGGAGCTCGCCTACTTCGCCGACCTGACCCAGACACAGATCGCCGACCGCACCGGCATGCCGCTCGGCACGGTCAAGAGCCACGCCCGCCGCGGCCTCCAACGGATGCGCCGCGGTCTCGCCCTCGCCGCGACCGGCGGGTGA
- a CDS encoding MerR family transcriptional regulator, whose translation MSDTAHGITTGAVARRLGVSPTTVRSWDRRYGIGPAVRADGRHRRWSPADIAMLDEMCRLTASGVPPAEAARAARQARTSAEPAVPDVPDAPVAPGRTRRPGPGSGLPLGDVRQEARGLARAAVRLDGPAVEGLLQEALAEHGLVTAWQEIMVPTLHAVGRKWESSEDRYVEVEHLLSWHISTALRRAAVTGPATASPAAPVVLACVPGEQHSLPLEALAAGLAERGLPTRMFGAAVPAEALDAAVRRSGPVAVALWSQTRSTAHHALARHVAGTAFGVRGARRAPVVLLAGPGWLGRPPAPGMMRPTGLPEAIGVISRLYGEPAASAKE comes from the coding sequence ATGTCCGATACGGCTCACGGGATCACGACCGGTGCCGTGGCACGGCGTCTGGGCGTCTCTCCCACCACGGTGCGTTCCTGGGACCGGCGGTACGGCATCGGCCCGGCCGTACGCGCGGACGGACGGCACAGGCGGTGGAGCCCGGCGGACATCGCGATGCTCGACGAGATGTGCCGTCTCACGGCCTCGGGCGTCCCGCCCGCCGAGGCCGCGAGGGCCGCCCGGCAGGCGCGGACCTCGGCGGAGCCGGCCGTCCCCGACGTCCCCGACGCCCCCGTGGCCCCCGGGAGGACCCGTCGGCCCGGACCCGGCAGCGGCCTGCCGCTGGGCGACGTACGGCAGGAGGCCCGCGGGCTCGCCCGCGCCGCCGTACGCCTCGACGGCCCCGCCGTGGAAGGGCTGCTCCAGGAGGCGCTGGCCGAGCACGGCCTGGTCACCGCGTGGCAGGAGATCATGGTCCCGACGCTGCACGCCGTGGGCCGCAAGTGGGAGTCGTCCGAAGACCGCTACGTCGAGGTGGAGCACCTGCTCTCCTGGCACATCTCCACCGCGCTGCGCCGGGCCGCCGTGACCGGCCCGGCGACGGCGTCCCCGGCCGCTCCGGTCGTGCTGGCGTGCGTCCCCGGGGAGCAGCACTCGCTGCCTCTGGAGGCACTCGCGGCGGGACTGGCCGAGCGGGGCCTGCCGACCAGGATGTTCGGTGCGGCGGTGCCCGCGGAGGCCCTCGACGCGGCGGTGCGACGTTCGGGTCCGGTCGCCGTCGCCCTCTGGTCCCAGACGAGGTCCACCGCGCATCACGCCCTGGCCCGGCACGTCGCGGGGACGGCGTTCGGGGTACGGGGAGCACGCAGGGCGCCCGTGGTCCTGCTCGCGGGCCCCGGCTGGCTCGGCCGGCCCCCCGCTCCCGGCATGATGCGCCCCACCGGGCTGCCCGAGGCCATCGGCGTGATCTCCCGGTTGTACGGGGAACCGGCCGCGAGCGCGAAGGAGTGA
- a CDS encoding flavin reductase family protein: MRVNIDPELTDRTSFYRLLTATVVPRPIAWVSTVSADGTDNLAPHSFFTISSVAPPVVQFTSVGRKDSLRNVEETGEFVVNLAPEGLFERINATATDFPRGVSEFDACGIEREPSLRVKPPRVAQSPVALECELHSTLRIGDSTVVFGRVVHAAVDESVMVDGHPEMTLMRPLTRLGKNEWGTLGGIEEIARVPYRG, translated from the coding sequence ATGCGCGTGAACATCGATCCCGAACTGACCGACCGCACCTCCTTCTACCGTCTCCTCACCGCCACCGTCGTGCCCCGGCCCATCGCCTGGGTGTCCACGGTCTCGGCCGACGGGACGGACAACCTCGCCCCGCACTCCTTCTTCACCATCTCCTCGGTCGCCCCGCCGGTCGTGCAGTTCACCTCGGTCGGACGCAAGGACTCCCTGCGCAACGTGGAGGAGACGGGGGAGTTCGTGGTGAACCTCGCCCCCGAGGGGCTCTTCGAGCGGATCAACGCCACGGCGACGGACTTCCCGCGCGGGGTGAGCGAGTTCGACGCGTGCGGCATCGAGCGGGAGCCGAGCCTGCGGGTGAAGCCGCCGCGGGTCGCCCAGTCGCCGGTGGCCCTGGAGTGCGAACTGCACAGCACCCTGCGGATCGGCGACTCGACGGTCGTGTTCGGCCGGGTCGTGCACGCGGCGGTGGACGAGTCGGTCATGGTCGACGGCCACCCCGAGATGACCCTGATGCGCCCCCTGACGCGACTCGGCAAGAACGAGTGGGGCACCCTGGGCGGCATCGAGGAGATCGCCAGGGTGCCCTATCGGGGCTGA
- a CDS encoding nuclear transport factor 2 family protein, translating into MTQRVDLATVMDRFALDDLVTGYAAAVDEGDWNAYRGLFAPDGRADYRGSGGIEGPAAEVAEWLAGTLPLFPVRQHLIVNRRVRFSEPGGYPETGDRADVAADYVNPMRFASGEDFVCGGRYAFAARRTPDGWRLTSVVVDERWRRHG; encoded by the coding sequence ATGACGCAGCGCGTGGACCTCGCGACCGTGATGGACCGATTCGCCCTCGACGACCTGGTCACCGGTTACGCGGCGGCCGTGGACGAGGGCGACTGGAACGCCTACCGGGGCCTGTTCGCCCCGGACGGCAGGGCCGACTACCGCGGCTCGGGCGGGATCGAGGGGCCGGCGGCGGAGGTCGCCGAGTGGCTGGCCGGGACGCTGCCCCTCTTTCCCGTACGCCAGCACCTCATCGTGAACCGGCGGGTGCGGTTCTCGGAGCCGGGCGGCTACCCGGAGACCGGGGACCGGGCGGACGTCGCTGCCGACTACGTGAACCCGATGCGGTTCGCCTCCGGCGAGGACTTCGTCTGCGGCGGGCGCTACGCCTTCGCGGCCCGCCGCACCCCCGACGGCTGGCGGCTGACCTCGGTCGTCGTCGACGAGCGCTGGCGCCGCCACGGCTGA
- the lnt gene encoding apolipoprotein N-acyltransferase — translation MRGPFVIRRPGGRADRSPAPRRARGGTARSLLAACCGALPVLAFPAPGLWWWAWVALVPWLLLIRTAPGARRAGLDGWSGGFGFMLAMHHWLLPSLHVFLLPLAALLGLLWLPWGWLVRALLGGTPSPSRAGAALLAVPSGWLLIELARSWEGLGGPWGLLGASQWQVPAALRLASVGGVWLVSLLVVAVNTAVVLLVTVPGRRSVGVVGLVACALVAGTAAWGVPAPRESGSVRVGLVQPGVFGGPDGPALRLARAEALTRSLAGQHLDLVVWGESGVGADPTGDPALAARLAALSRAVGAPLLVNVDARAADRPGIYKSAVLVGPAGLTGERYDKMRLVPFGEYVPARPLLGWVTSAGRAAREDRRRGTEPVVMTLPARAAGASPLRVGPLICFESAFPDMSRRLARDGAGLLVVQSSTSTFQDSWAPAQHASLAALRAAETGRPVVHATLTGVSAAYGPDGRRIGPVLGTDASAALVRELPLSGTTTAYVRWGDWPLYGALAVVGAVCTAEGAGALRTPGPARRGRRARTARG, via the coding sequence ATGCGTGGTCCGTTCGTGATCCGCCGCCCCGGAGGCCGGGCCGACCGCTCCCCCGCTCCCCGGCGTGCCCGGGGCGGGACCGCGCGCTCCCTGCTCGCCGCCTGCTGCGGCGCCCTGCCCGTGCTCGCCTTCCCCGCTCCCGGGCTCTGGTGGTGGGCCTGGGTGGCGCTCGTCCCGTGGCTGCTGCTGATCCGTACGGCGCCGGGGGCCCGCCGGGCCGGTCTCGACGGCTGGTCCGGCGGGTTCGGCTTCATGCTGGCGATGCACCACTGGCTGCTGCCGAGCCTGCACGTGTTCCTGCTTCCGCTCGCCGCGCTGCTCGGTCTGCTGTGGCTGCCCTGGGGGTGGCTGGTCAGGGCGCTGCTCGGCGGCACCCCCTCGCCGTCGCGGGCGGGCGCGGCGCTGCTCGCGGTGCCCTCGGGCTGGCTGCTGATCGAGCTGGCCCGTTCCTGGGAGGGGCTCGGCGGACCGTGGGGGCTGCTCGGGGCGAGCCAGTGGCAGGTCCCGGCGGCGCTGCGGCTCGCCTCGGTCGGCGGGGTGTGGCTGGTGAGCCTCCTCGTGGTGGCGGTGAACACGGCCGTGGTCCTGCTCGTGACGGTGCCGGGGCGGCGTTCCGTCGGGGTGGTGGGGCTCGTGGCCTGCGCCCTGGTGGCGGGGACGGCCGCCTGGGGCGTTCCGGCCCCGCGGGAGAGCGGGTCGGTACGGGTGGGCCTCGTGCAGCCGGGGGTGTTCGGCGGCCCCGACGGGCCCGCGCTGCGTCTCGCGCGGGCCGAGGCGCTGACCCGTTCCCTCGCCGGGCAGCACCTCGACCTGGTCGTGTGGGGCGAGAGCGGGGTGGGCGCCGATCCGACGGGCGACCCGGCGCTCGCGGCCCGGCTGGCCGCGCTGTCGCGGGCGGTGGGCGCACCGCTCCTGGTGAACGTGGACGCGCGGGCCGCCGACCGTCCCGGCATCTACAAGAGCGCCGTCCTGGTCGGCCCGGCAGGTCTCACGGGCGAGCGCTACGACAAGATGCGGCTCGTCCCGTTCGGCGAGTACGTCCCCGCGCGCCCGCTCCTGGGCTGGGTGACGTCCGCCGGCCGCGCCGCGCGGGAGGACCGGCGGCGCGGCACCGAGCCGGTGGTGATGACCCTGCCCGCCCGTGCGGCCGGCGCGTCCCCGCTCCGGGTCGGGCCGCTGATCTGCTTCGAGTCCGCGTTCCCCGACATGAGCCGGCGGCTCGCCCGCGACGGGGCCGGCCTCCTGGTCGTGCAGTCCTCGACCAGTACCTTCCAGGACAGCTGGGCGCCCGCCCAGCACGCCTCGCTCGCGGCCCTGCGCGCGGCCGAGACGGGCCGGCCCGTCGTCCACGCGACGCTCACCGGGGTCAGCGCCGCGTACGGTCCCGACGGGCGCCGGATCGGTCCGGTCCTCGGCACGGACGCGAGCGCCGCCCTCGTGCGCGAGCTGCCGCTCTCGGGGACGACGACGGCCTATGTCCGGTGGGGCGACTGGCCCTTGTACGGGGCGCTGGCGGTGGTCGGCGCGGTGTGCACCGCCGAGGGCGCGGGCGCGCTCAGGACGCCTGGGCCAGCGCGTCGCGGACGACGCGCTCGCACAGCTCGTGGGTGA